In a single window of the Terriglobia bacterium genome:
- a CDS encoding amino acid ABC transporter substrate-binding protein: MLRTRRVGRGLSIVVCAVLTVSFFTACSRTKTGSSDSIVVGVVLPITGREGKPGQYQREGIELAIKQINQNGGILVKDLDKKLPIKEVFYDDSSDQAKSAAFAERAMSSDNVVAVVGAYSTALGEAESVMPDRYQVPWITTGAAASTIFNHGYQYAFGTLSPTNLLGSTTAEYLGTLVDQGKLSKGLKLALALENTDHGVDYGNGIKEWIQQHPGYFVVVFSESFDLGSPDFSGLLQKVKSANADIFLADAHLQDYITMHRQYLQSGMRHQMISYGARGPESDARKALGDGVDYIFAGIWWSRNLPYPQVKKFNEDYKAFTGHEPDSWYPATAYDAMRALAKAIENAGTLNKTAIRDALRKVQLNDSLLPGQVLKFQANGQINTPFVIVQNKPGGKVDIVFPKDAATGDSIAPTPRH; this comes from the coding sequence ATGCTCAGAACCCGTCGAGTGGGGCGAGGTTTGTCGATAGTCGTTTGTGCAGTGCTCACCGTTTCTTTCTTCACAGCTTGCAGTCGGACCAAGACCGGCTCCAGCGACTCCATCGTGGTCGGAGTCGTCCTGCCGATCACCGGCCGCGAAGGCAAGCCGGGACAGTACCAGCGGGAAGGGATTGAACTCGCGATCAAGCAGATCAACCAGAACGGCGGCATTCTGGTGAAGGATCTTGATAAGAAGCTGCCGATCAAAGAGGTGTTCTACGACGACAGTTCCGATCAGGCGAAATCGGCGGCCTTTGCAGAACGGGCCATGAGTTCCGACAACGTGGTCGCCGTGGTGGGGGCCTACTCCACGGCGCTGGGAGAGGCTGAATCCGTGATGCCGGACCGGTACCAGGTTCCGTGGATTACGACCGGCGCCGCCGCGAGCACCATCTTCAACCATGGGTACCAGTATGCCTTCGGCACCCTCAGCCCGACCAATCTTCTCGGCTCCACCACAGCCGAGTACCTGGGCACCCTGGTGGACCAGGGAAAATTGAGCAAGGGGCTGAAGCTCGCCCTGGCGCTGGAAAACACCGACCATGGGGTCGATTATGGCAACGGGATCAAGGAGTGGATCCAACAACACCCCGGATACTTTGTTGTCGTCTTCAGTGAGAGTTTTGATCTCGGCTCTCCCGATTTTTCCGGCCTGCTTCAGAAAGTGAAGAGTGCCAACGCCGACATCTTTCTAGCCGATGCCCATCTTCAGGATTACATCACGATGCACCGACAGTACCTGCAAAGCGGCATGCGTCATCAGATGATCAGCTATGGCGCCCGCGGGCCGGAGTCGGACGCGCGCAAGGCGTTGGGGGATGGAGTCGATTATATCTTCGCGGGCATCTGGTGGTCCCGGAACCTCCCCTATCCCCAGGTCAAGAAGTTTAACGAGGATTACAAGGCCTTCACCGGCCACGAACCCGACTCCTGGTATCCGGCCACTGCCTATGACGCCATGCGCGCCCTGGCCAAGGCGATAGAGAACGCCGGGACCCTGAACAAAACTGCGATCCGGGACGCCTTAAGGAAAGTCCAGCTCAACGATTCGCTGCTGCCGGGCCAGGTGCTGAAGTTCCAGGCGAATGGCCAGATCAACACCCCCTTTGTTATTGTGCAGAACAAGCCGGGTGGAAAAGTGGACATTGTATTTCCCAAAGACGCGGCGACGGGCGATTCGATTGCGCCGACTCCGAGGCATTAG
- a CDS encoding branched-chain amino acid ABC transporter permease translates to MTLIEFVNLLVSALLLAGIYAVMSVGMTVIYGVMKIVNLAHAGFMMLGAYLALELFERFRIDPILAAMLVFPVMFVVGRALYGLLVRRLPTSDQPTLASLLLMFGLWLVLQNIGYFIWGNTDRSIYTPHTLSILRIGGVTISTVRLVVFGAAVACMVALQFILNHTWFGRSVRALIQNRYAGQIVGVDDQKTASITFGLGIGFAGLAGALLASLYSFNPDFGRPFLIRAFVIIVLGGLESISGVAIGAFVLAFVETFGILFVPAGYQLAISYGLLVVVLIFLPGGMAALTAKARRLA, encoded by the coding sequence ATGACCCTGATTGAATTCGTGAACCTGCTGGTTTCCGCCCTGCTGCTGGCGGGAATCTATGCGGTGATGTCGGTCGGCATGACGGTGATTTATGGGGTCATGAAGATCGTCAACCTCGCCCACGCCGGATTTATGATGCTGGGCGCCTATCTCGCTCTTGAGCTATTCGAGCGATTTCGCATCGACCCCATTCTTGCCGCCATGCTGGTCTTCCCGGTGATGTTTGTGGTCGGCAGGGCTCTCTACGGGCTGCTGGTTCGGAGGCTGCCGACCTCGGACCAGCCGACCCTCGCCTCCCTGCTGCTGATGTTCGGCTTGTGGCTTGTGTTGCAGAATATTGGATACTTCATCTGGGGGAATACGGACCGCTCTATTTACACCCCGCACACCCTTTCGATACTTCGGATCGGAGGGGTGACCATTTCGACCGTCCGCCTGGTCGTGTTTGGTGCCGCGGTGGCGTGTATGGTCGCCCTGCAGTTCATCCTGAACCACACCTGGTTCGGGAGGTCGGTGCGGGCCCTCATTCAGAACCGCTACGCGGGACAGATTGTGGGGGTGGACGACCAAAAGACCGCGAGCATTACCTTTGGCCTTGGAATCGGCTTTGCCGGCCTGGCTGGCGCGCTCCTGGCCAGTCTCTATTCATTCAATCCTGATTTCGGCCGCCCTTTCCTGATTCGCGCTTTTGTCATCATCGTTTTGGGCGGGCTGGAATCCATCTCGGGCGTGGCCATCGGGGCCTTCGTGCTGGCTTTTGTGGAGACTTTTGGCATCCTCTTTGTTCCCGCGGGATACCAGCTCGCCATCTCCTACGGCCTCCTGGTCGTGGTACTTATCTTCCTGCCGGGTGGCATGGCTGCGCTTACGGCGAAAGCGCGTCGGCTCGCATGA
- a CDS encoding branched-chain amino acid ABC transporter permease: MSASPAPLSSRRPVRWQTFALPWTLLAGLAIMPLFLSSPNFIRLLFLTFLWVTTSIAWNLLGGFAGQISFGFAVFYGIGAYTTALVMNAGVNPFLAFLASSITAATASLIVGLPTFRLRGPYFAIATIGISEAVRVVMTNLSFTGGASGYRIVEHRAFRQLDHYYTALVLTSIAVAFSIFISRTRFGLGLNAIRQDEDAAAGLGVNPYAYKLGAHALAAALTGMVGGAFARYAAFIHPQGVFGFQTSVHILLMPVIGGIATVWGPVLGGIVFGIVEEQIIASFPEIHLFIYGALLILIILVEPGGILGAFRKLLRRFHGRRNE, from the coding sequence ATGAGTGCATCCCCGGCACCCCTGTCCAGCCGGCGGCCCGTCCGGTGGCAAACCTTCGCCCTGCCGTGGACGCTTCTGGCGGGCCTGGCGATCATGCCCCTGTTCCTTTCCAGCCCGAATTTCATCCGGCTGCTGTTTCTGACTTTCCTCTGGGTAACAACCAGCATCGCCTGGAATTTGCTGGGAGGATTTGCAGGACAGATTTCGTTTGGATTTGCGGTTTTTTACGGAATCGGAGCGTACACGACTGCCCTTGTGATGAACGCCGGGGTGAATCCGTTTCTCGCGTTCCTGGCTTCCTCGATAACCGCAGCGACCGCTTCGTTGATCGTTGGGCTACCTACCTTCCGTCTCCGAGGACCCTACTTTGCCATTGCCACCATCGGGATCAGCGAAGCCGTCCGGGTGGTGATGACGAATCTGAGCTTCACGGGGGGGGCGAGCGGGTACCGCATTGTGGAGCACCGCGCCTTCCGGCAACTGGATCACTATTACACCGCCTTGGTGCTGACCTCCATCGCCGTGGCGTTCTCAATTTTTATTTCGCGCACCCGGTTCGGCCTGGGGCTGAACGCCATCCGTCAGGATGAGGACGCGGCGGCGGGACTGGGGGTGAACCCGTACGCCTACAAGCTGGGAGCGCATGCGCTGGCGGCGGCGCTGACCGGCATGGTCGGCGGGGCGTTTGCACGCTATGCCGCTTTCATCCATCCACAGGGCGTATTTGGATTTCAGACGAGCGTGCACATCCTTCTCATGCCGGTCATCGGCGGCATCGCAACCGTCTGGGGCCCCGTCCTGGGTGGAATTGTGTTTGGGATCGTGGAAGAGCAAATCATCGCGTCCTTCCCTGAGATCCATCTTTTTATTTATGGCGCGTTACTGATTCTGATCATTCTTGTTGAGCCCGGAGGAATTTTAGGCGCCTTTCGCAAGTTGCTCAGGAGATTCCATGGCCGACGCAATGAATAA
- a CDS encoding ABC transporter ATP-binding protein codes for MNKTPILEVEKLTKYFGGLAAVKDVSFEVREGQIFGFIGPNGAGKTTLFSIIAGAMKPSSGKVLSRGRDVTALKPFHLVKAGIARTHQIVRPFREMTVLENVKLASHFGRKNVTSDAAAEKHAMETLAWFGLEQFAQKPAAILSVGLQKKLEIARAMATEPDLLLCDEICGGLTHVETAAMLDWLRRIRDRGTTVMYVEHDVKAITAVCDRILVLNYGRKLSEGAPDHIQQDPAVIEAYLGHPPGKRKEE; via the coding sequence ATGAATAAAACTCCCATCCTGGAAGTGGAGAAGCTGACGAAATACTTTGGGGGCCTCGCCGCGGTCAAGGACGTAAGCTTCGAAGTTCGAGAAGGCCAGATCTTCGGCTTTATTGGACCGAATGGCGCGGGGAAGACGACTTTGTTCAGCATCATTGCCGGCGCCATGAAGCCCAGCTCAGGGAAGGTTCTCAGCCGCGGCCGGGACGTCACGGCCTTGAAGCCGTTCCATCTGGTCAAGGCCGGCATCGCCCGCACCCACCAGATCGTGCGGCCCTTTCGCGAGATGACCGTGCTTGAAAATGTGAAACTCGCCTCGCATTTCGGGAGAAAGAACGTGACCAGCGATGCCGCGGCTGAAAAACACGCCATGGAAACACTCGCCTGGTTCGGCCTTGAACAGTTCGCCCAAAAACCGGCGGCCATTTTGTCCGTCGGGCTTCAGAAGAAGCTCGAAATCGCGCGTGCCATGGCCACTGAGCCTGACCTGTTGTTGTGTGATGAGATTTGCGGTGGACTGACGCATGTCGAGACGGCTGCCATGCTCGATTGGCTGAGGCGAATCCGGGACAGAGGCACTACTGTTATGTACGTGGAACATGACGTCAAAGCGATCACGGCGGTGTGCGACCGGATTCTGGTTCTGAACTATGGCAGAAAGCTCTCGGAAGGCGCGCCGGACCACATCCAGCAGGATCCCGCCGTCATTGAAGCTTATCTGGGACATCCGCCCGGCAAAAGGAAGGAAGAGTGA
- a CDS encoding ABC transporter ATP-binding protein, producing MSSIPVSSVLLSVQNLEVSYGSVQVLWGVSLSISKGCVVSIIGSNGAGKSTTLNAILGVRKVNRGQIVFKQEDIVRQPPHERVKRHITLVPEGRQLWSKMTVEDNLLMGAFPSTLRKAASANLSRVYDIFPRLKERRTQMAGTLSGGEQQMCAIGRGLMAEPELLMLDEPSLGLAPKIVDEIFEFVRNISRQGVTILMVAQNVNYALRISQYAYLMETGRITLEGPSETLLANDYVQEAYLGST from the coding sequence GTGAGTAGCATCCCCGTGTCGTCAGTTCTACTCAGCGTTCAGAACCTCGAGGTTTCCTATGGATCCGTCCAGGTCTTGTGGGGAGTCTCCCTGTCGATCTCCAAAGGATGCGTGGTTTCCATCATCGGTTCCAATGGCGCCGGGAAAAGCACCACACTCAATGCCATTCTGGGCGTGCGAAAAGTCAACCGCGGACAAATTGTATTCAAACAGGAAGACATCGTCCGTCAACCGCCCCACGAGCGCGTCAAGCGGCACATCACCCTGGTTCCCGAGGGTCGCCAGCTCTGGTCCAAAATGACCGTGGAAGACAATCTTCTGATGGGCGCCTTCCCTTCCACTCTCCGGAAGGCTGCCAGCGCCAATCTCTCGCGGGTGTATGATATCTTTCCTCGACTTAAAGAACGCCGCACACAGATGGCCGGAACGCTCTCGGGTGGAGAGCAGCAGATGTGCGCCATTGGGCGAGGCCTGATGGCTGAACCGGAATTGTTGATGCTTGATGAACCTTCACTGGGACTCGCACCCAAAATCGTCGACGAGATCTTCGAGTTTGTTCGTAACATCAGCAGGCAAGGGGTCACCATCCTGATGGTGGCCCAGAACGTCAATTATGCGCTGCGCATCTCTCAGTACGCGTACCTCATGGAGACGGGGCGAATCACGCTGGAAGGTCCGAGTGAGACCCTGCTCGCCAACGACTATGTCCAGGAAGCGTATTTGGGGAGTACATGA